The region TTTTGCAGCAGCGGGGCCTACAGTCATGGTGAATAAGTTGATCTGTTAATAGAACAGGAGAAACCACACCATAATAAACCATCCACAGAGGAGAAAAACCAGTTACCTGAAGGAAAAATACGGCCTCTGGGTTGTATATGTTGCCTATGATCCATTTGAATATGGGGGCTAAAGTGAACCTTCTTGTTGACAGAATCTAGCTCGGGAATCAATCAAACAAGTAGAAAAACAAAAGCCAAATAGGATATGCAACTCAGTAACTCTCCTTGTATTCAAGTACTTAAAATAAGGACAAATAGTGCTCCTACTTGGTAATGTATAATGTTTGTGATGTCTCGGGATGATGGCTAGTAGCTGCTGCTGCCTGAAGCCTTCTTTCTCCGTGTATGCTTGACAAGTTAGAAGTTGCTGACAACAAACAGTAAGCAGCTCAGTGCATTGATTCTTCCAAGAAAAATTTGGACTAAGAGGAGCGTTCAAAATTACCTGATTTATACATGTGATCTTCAACTCCATGGTGGACACGTCTAAGTTTTGCTGGCCAACAAGGTCCGTCAATTTGTATGCAACAGTGCCTAGGTGGTCAACAGCATTTACAAGGGCTCTTACAGCATAATCTTTTAGGTTCTCTAGGACCCTAAAACCCAAACATTAGATTAGAGCCCAAAGTAAAAGAAAGTCCCACTTCATCTGACTATAAGCAAGACAAGATAGAGAAACAAAGCAAGAGCTAGCATATTGAGATAGTGAGAGTGATTGAGGTTATTTGGGCTTACATCTGTTTCTGCTCGCTATGAAGGTAAGACTTTTCACAATATTCAGCAGCAGAATAAAGCTGGGGCCTCAAGTTCTTAAGTTCCTGAAGCAGGCAATAGAAAAAAGGGGTAATCAACCATTTCTAGCTtaacaaagtggcttcaagagGAGAATGAACAGTTGAGAATGCGGTTTCTAGTCCATGGCAAGCTACAGAGCCCGAGCTTATAGTTACTTACAGTATGGATCCAACATCTAGTTCTAGTCTTAAATAAAATCAACAATAAAGATAGAGAAAAGagcaaatcatcatcatcattatagATTAAGCAACAGGAGTAATGATGATTACTTCAACTTTAATGGGAAATTAAAGTGTTAACTACCAAAAATGCAAAGCCCCGGCCGCGAACACAAAATATGCAAGCATAACCAGATCTGAtctcaaagaaaagaaaagaaagaaagttgaCCTGTAAGGCTTTGACGAAACTCTTGCTTCGCTCCATCGACACTTCATCGAACGTCATCGCCGAATTGGGCGGCGGCTTTGGCTGCTCCACTTCCATCGCGGGGGAGCAGAGATTGAGATTCTACGAAAAGGGAGCGAGAAATGGATGTTTGAGGAAAGTAGAGAGTGCGAAAATTTATGCGGGAAGGTTTGATTAGGGAATAAGGGGGTTGGTTTAGAGTTTGCAGTTGCAATAGCGGTGGGTCAAGCGGTGGTGGAGGGGTCTTTGACGAGTGTGCAATGGAAGCAATGCCGGGAAGTGCATTGGAAGCGAAAATGACGTCGTATTTAATTTCTGGGACGGCGAGGGAGACGACAAGCGAAAGTAGTTGAACTGTAGGCGGATGGATATTAATTTTAAGTGCTGAGGTCCATGCTCATTTGCTCAGGTTCAGACCAAACACCACACACGGATTGTCCCTTTCTGCGCTGGGCAGTGGGCATGCTTTCTACTTCTTTCTTTTAAAATCTTACCAACAAATAATCTTCTTTACTTCTATCTCAATATATTTTACACATAATAATCTCAGTAAAATTGAAACAGTTCAAGTGTAAAGTGCTGAGTATTTTGGGTTAACCATTTCTGATGTAAAGTGCAAAACCAAGAATAGTTTATTATAGGGACCAAGTTTGATGTATGTAGCAGGTGCTAAAAAACATGAAATCCTGTACTGGGCAGCTAGGCTATACCActatacaaaattttacaaaTCCCCACTCAGTTAAACTCTGAGCTGGTACACAGGCTTAGTTGCATTTACTATCAAATATACACTCCATCCACATTATGAGCATGAGCATGAGCATGAGCATGAAAACCCTAGCAAGGGCTCTCATTTTTCTTCACAGATTCACAAAAGTTTTAAGCTTTGTCTTGTCGCACGCACACTCCATGTGGGATGGATGCTATTCTTTGTCAGATGATTCCTCGTTCTTCTTCCAAACACAGGTTAAAATTGAAGACAGGTGATGTCTGAACCCGCTTGAATTCACTAGTGCCATAATGTTCTTGAATGATGAGGATGAGATCTCAAAGAAAGTTGGCTTTGGTGTCGATGGGCAGCCAATGTATTGAATCATTTCCTGCAGAGCTTGCACGCGGAACTTTGGAGGTGCATTTAGAGCAATATTATGGACCCTGTGCTCATATATCTTCCCATTCTTATCTAGTTTGTATTCTGAAGTGCCATCAAATCGCCCACGGCTCTCCCAAGGCACACGAGGGATGCCATGGACAGTCCAACGCACCATTATCAAATTCTCCACAGGCTGCCACACGCTAACAATGTCAATCCACAAAGCCCTAAAAAATATCCTGCCATGGAACCGTAATGCCCAAAAGATTGATTTATAATTCTCAATGCCGACAAAAGTGTTGAGTGGATCTTTGAAGACAATATCATCCCTACAGATCAAGAGTGAAAAGGAACATCAAGAATTGCAAACATTATATTACTGAAACCACAACAAAGTATAATGTTATATGACTAGCTAGAAAAAAGCAATCTTTCAGTTCTTGAATATTATTGTGCATGTTTCTCAAGATGCTATGAGTCAGTAGAAACACTACAAATCAAAAGGCAATAACGCATTGTGCTTTACCACCTGGTAGATATGcaacaaagtaaaaattaacCTAACATTTAGAAATCACAGTAATATATATCTAGCTTTAGTATGTTCATCTGAATCCTGTTTTCCAGTATAAGAATTCCAAGAAGtggattgtatattttaaaGATCATACCTTTATTTATTATAGATGTGCCAACTAAGGCACACAATTCCTATCTTAGTTTACTATCTAGTAATgaattcaattacaattttcaaaataaaggaTGACTAATCTAAGGTTCTCAGGACTTCACTGTCTGTAGTCTCATGTAAATAGATGATCAACAGTTTATGCaaggaataaattatttattttctattagtTTGAGATGGAAAACACACAAGCATAAATCAAAACTTGAAAaagattcaaaattttcaattttattacaAGAAAGACTCAAACTTTCAAAATTGGGGGAAGAATTTTCCTAAAGGACCAGGAGTTTTGGAGACTCCAACAAGTTTTAAAGGATGACCCTCCTTGTATAAGATGCTAAGGGCCAAGGAATTGTGAAGTTGTAATTGTTATTTAGCTTGTTTGATCAATGATCACTCATGTAGAAGGGGCAAAGAAGACTAACTTTGCAACTTTCTTACTGTATGTAATGGAAAACACGTTTGAAAAGCTAGAACATCAACAAAAGTGTAAAAAGATTGCATATAAAAACCTGTAGATATCAAAGCTAAGCTCTTGGTAAAACAGAGTAGGGAACTCCTCTCTTAGAGTCCGGATAGCGTAGCCCGTGTTGAGATAGTAATCCCGCTTCTCCTCTTCCTCTTTGCTAACATTTGCCTTAGGAGCCGAGAATTGGTCGTACAACCCCACATTATCCTCCAAAATCGCAGTAGCCTCCTCCAAATCCTTAACACTCGATAAAACCCTAATCCTCACATTTTCCTTTCTATTGCTTGCTGCAGGAATAGCGATCTGCTGCACAGCCCTGCTCTTTGTATCGGAAAAAACCCCCACCGGACGTCGGCAGACGGAAAATGAAGAGATTCTCGACGACGGTAACAGAACGGCCATCTGATCCTGATGAGGCTAAAGTCTGAAACTTTGGAGGAATCAGAGGTGCAAGAAATCGGCAGATAACATTTTTGAACTTTCAGCGCTGTGTGAAGAATTCGAGCGCGAATATTCGAGAGCAAAGAGAGAATTTTGGGGTTTGTTTggttacaaaaaataaaaataaaaatcgacaATCTTATCAGATCATAGGCGGAGATGCAGAGGGTGGAAATAAAGTGCCAACTCACCTTCCCGATAATTGCAAATTTTCAATTggaaattatcaaatttattttctacGTATACTAATTCCACGCCGCACCCTTGGGGCGTGTTCCAAACGTGGGAAGTGGAACGGGCATGTGTTCTGAACGTGAGTCATTGGAGcgtagttgttttttttttttttgacatgaaTCTATCTCAAACGGAGAGGGACAACTATTAAGATTAAACTTTTCGAATTAATTCTTTTCAATTCATTAAAATAAGTCCGAATAGAGAGTGTTACAAATGATAGAGAGAGAGTTTGTAAGTAATTCCGAGCAACATTCGCAGATCGCCTAGTGAATACTAAACTACACCTTGTTGACAGTAATGAAGATAAGCCTAGTGAATACTAAACTACACCTTGTTGACAGTAATGAAGATAACCATTGCTTCGCCTCTTTTACTTTATAAAAGCCATTCCGGTGGGAACCCTTGCAGCCACGAAGAAGTGTCCATCCCATTTGCAGCATCAACATTTAGTTTCATGAAACCCTCCAAAGGTTTGGTCCATTGAATTTCAGTTGTGACATTCAGTTGGTCTATTTGCTTGAATTAATTCTATGTATGCTCTTATTTTATActcatatttttattcattatttttttccttcaataaaatttgaacacttagtgaaaataaaataaaaattgagagtaaatTTTTAGAGTATTTTTGCTAAACTTAATCAAACCTGGGAAGGAATAGAATGTTGTAGAGTATGATTTCATACattaaacatacaaaatataagattgatcaaattatgaaagcaaaaataaataagtttctATTCATGAATCATGAGATGATTTAGTTTGCAGAATTATCTTAAAGTTTGAGTACATAATAAAAATGCTGAGCTTTATTGTTCTGTTCAAAATGCATGAGTCAGAACCAGATCTAGTCATCCAGAGGGAGGGGCTAAAAACTCAAAACATACCAAGCAGGCAGCAGCACCACCTCCATGCTCCCCCCAACCATGGATTAGAATCAAACGACATCAATTATGAAACTGTCTTAAAAGCAATAAACATACTATTACAATGCCACCTCTGCTTAACCATGGGTGTTGACAGCTTCCCAGAGCAGGTTCTTGGGCGCTGTGCAGCTCAGATCCCGAGCCTCGAGTGCAGCGGCTCTCAGCGTTTTGATGGTGGTGGCATTGGCCTGGAAGAATGAGAGACTCCTGTAAGGCAATTTGTGCTTCTTGCACAGGCTCTGAACAACAGGAGAGATCTTCCTTAACTGGCACCTAGGCAGCCTAGGAAACAGATGGTGTTCTAGCTGAAACTGTAGTCCCCCAAAGAACCAATCCATCCATTTCGTGCAAGAGATGTCGATTGTCCCACTCGTCTGCTTTTCGAACCAATCGTTCCCCTCTGGACGTCCAACATACACGTTGGCCGCGAAATGGTTCAGACAGAACTGAACATGTTGGATTGAGCATACACAAAAGCTTGTCAGCACAAACACTACCCTCTCGGTCCAGTTTGGCAGGCAGGATACCAGAAGAGGAAACCAGGTCCAGAAAACAAGGATTCCTAGTATGTTCAAAGCTCTATCAGGCACTTTTCTCTTTGAGAACAATAACAGGAGTGTCTGCAGATAAAGATTCACCCTTGCCACACACATAACCGGGTAGAATGTGAAATGCTGATAACTTACGAAGAATCTAGCCAGAGGGTCAAAGGTTAGCTTTCTCCCGTAGAAGTAGGAATTCAGTGATTGAAACAGCCTGGAGGAGACTGCAAAAACCGGGAGGTGTTGCAGATCAGGGTCGTAGTCCAGGCTGTTGCAGGCTACATGGTGGGCATTGTGAGTCcatttccaccaggcaatgctgATTCCGGTGAGGCAATTTCCGGTCAGAATTTGTGCAAATTTATTAAATCCACGCGTGGCCATGATGTTATAGTGGCCGGCATCATGACCAAGGTAGGATATTTGCATCCAAGCAAGCCCCAATAGTCCACCAGACACCATATGAACCAAAAAACTCTCAAAACGGAGCACGCCGTAAAGACAGGCCAAAATCAACAATGTAATAAAGGTGAAAGAGTAAATTACCCCATGCCCTTTCTTCTCAAACAACCCAGCTTTGGAAAACTCAGAACAAAGGCTTCTGTAATCCCTGGACACCTCGGAAACCTCGTAGTCATTCAGATAGTAGCCTGTAAAGAATCTGTCAAGATGTTTCCAGGCAGAGCCGGGATGAAATGCAATGAAGGCATCGGTACAATCCTGGCCAGCAAGATTGAGGATTGGAATATCTCCGCCAGGGTGTTGCTTAATCCATTCCGTCACATCGTACACCTTTCCCTGGATAGAAATCCACAGATCTTCTCTGGTGCTGTGCTTCCTCAACTCCTCCGACGAAATGTACTTCTTCTTGTTGTCGTCCCCCATTGTCGACCACCAGCACCACCACGGAATCAACCTTGGCAAACAAGATCTGAGAAACAAAATGATGGGGCAAGATcaagattcaatttttttgtcggATCTATCTAAACAACGATAGGAGGAGGAACCGAGGGGGTGAGAATCTAAAACACCCTTACAAGTGAAGGGTGTTCAGATGATTACCAGCTGATTTCTCTCCTACAAACTCTTCACCCCTTCTCTCCGATTTTCAAACGTTTCAGTTTTTGGGTTAGAAGAATGGTGTTCACAGAGAGTTATGCGGGGAGGGAACGTTTAAATCGGGAGTCGTTCTTGCAGCGGTGGACTCCGCTGGGGTCGGTCCCATTGTACAATGGTATGGTTGGTTGGTTGGTTACGTTTAAGTGTTTTTTAATGTTGTTACTTTCTTATTATTGGCCATGGATCATGTGACCACGATTAGCTTGTCCCAAAATCTATGGCCCAGCCGCCCAGTTTTTGCACCTTATAAAACTTATTACTAACATTTTCTAATATTGCAAGCCaagacatatatataaataaataaataaatataatatccaATGGTAATTACTAGCCTACATTAGGGAAGCGGTAAATTCCATTCCATTTTAGGTTTACCGataaattgttttttcttttttttaaaaaaaaaatatatatacgttTGTTTGCTTCATCACTTTCCAAGTTTAACAATTTCACAAATCTCGTCTTCATTCTTTCACACTTGGATTATATTTTCAACATCTTTGACAATAGCTTCTCGAAATTCGGGTTTGCCCGATTAATTTAACATACAATGTGAGGAATTAGCGTAATTAATAACcgacaaaattgaaaataaaaattgcaattatataagTATTGATGACaatgtttaataaattaaagttgccATCAAAATTAAATGcgtgttttttttgtttttttttattattagtattatagcTATTTGGGGTTGAAAATAAAGATCATGTTCTAAAAACTTTGGAAAAATTTGATGGAGACAAAGTCTTTTTAAGCGTGCGATGACCATTGGGGTGTCTGGGTCAACAACTCAACACACGGAGAAGTAAGTGACAATTTTGAGACCAAGTTGCATAGACTTTAGACATGGTGACAAATCTTGAAGACTGaaaaatatcttcttcttcttttttttaaaatactaaaaaatatctTTAGAACACAGAAAATCCTCCATTTCAAACACAAGACTATGTCAATGGAATGGAAGTGGTAAACACTAAACATGAAACAATTGTGTTGTCTTCCTGCCTGTCTGTGCCAGACTGCTGCCAGTTGTGCTGAGTGCTTACAGCTGGAACAAATGACACGGACACACATGTGCAACTTATAAATCTATAAACttaacacttaagtttcaagaagaaaaaaaaaaagtcagacAAACAGACAGACAGACATGCACTATTTAGAAAACTGTTCCAGTCAGCATCAACtacttatactccgtatttagcAAAGAAAAACCACACAAACCAATTTGACATCTTTACAAGTGGACTAGTATGCTTAAAGCTGTGGAAAAAAGTGGGAAACTTAaaaagattctttttttttgcagcCAAATTGGTGGGTGCTGTATGTGTTTCATGATTGGAGGAGGAGCCTCCCTTCAACCAACAATTTGAAGCACTTTCAGATGCAAATCTACCAGAAACTCCAAAGTAGATGTAGTAGATATGCTGAGAAAGGAAATTAAGTTGGAGGTTCCTAAAGCTAACTGTGAAGATGAAACACTACTGGGAGCTTGAAGACACAACATTCTTCCTTTAGCTTACACTCACAGCTTGGACTTAAGAAAGCTAAATGAAGCTGTTAATGAATAACAGCCCTTGAATTACCCAACTTAATTTCTAACTGTAGATGTAATTTCTCACAATTTATTATCTTCGTTCTCTAACTTACTACCACTTTTAACCTGTACACATTTTGTTGTTCTTCTGAACCATCATATCCAGTATATTAAGCAAAAGACATTCTTAATCTATTCCCTAGAAGTTAAGTCCCAATATTCACTTGTTACTCCACATCAGTTAACTACTGCATAAATGGATGGAGTATATTCCATCAAGGTGAAATCTTTCATTTAAGTTGGAAAAGTAAAGAATGTTAAAAGATTAATCACATTCCAAATTTCAAATATTCCTTGACGttccaaagaaaataaatgcaAGACTTACTAATGCAATTTGATTCATTTATTAGCTAAAGTTTGTATAACATTATATAGTACAACAGTAGTTTTTAGAGGTTCA is a window of Ipomoea triloba cultivar NCNSP0323 chromosome 11, ASM357664v1 DNA encoding:
- the LOC115996658 gene encoding protein ABIL1, whose translation is MEVEQPKPPPNSAMTFDEVSMERSKSFVKALQELKNLRPQLYSAAEYCEKSYLHSEQKQMVLENLKDYAVRALVNAVDHLGTVAYKLTDLVGQQNLDVSTMELKITCINQQLLTCQAYTEKEGFRQQQLLAIIPRHHKHYTLPNSVNKKVHFSPHIQMDHRQHIQPRGRIFPSGPAAAKTLSWHLASETTSTLKGASCGFVSADDIKNSGRTSGAFNLLDAAEVGNRTKASPAWSKPPSVGPGSSIATHTLGVMRDALDGSKPMTPYRSFDNPPPPRRETTHVPTRSKSMLSAFFVKQKTPKVNRDRQS
- the LOC115996659 gene encoding uncharacterized protein LOC115996659, giving the protein MAVLLPSSRISSFSVCRRPVGVFSDTKSRAVQQIAIPAASNRKENVRIRVLSSVKDLEEATAILEDNVGLYDQFSAPKANVSKEEEEKRDYYLNTGYAIRTLREEFPTLFYQELSFDIYRDDIVFKDPLNTFVGIENYKSIFWALRFHGRIFFRALWIDIVSVWQPVENLIMVRWTVHGIPRVPWESRGRFDGTSEYKLDKNGKIYEHRVHNIALNAPPKFRVQALQEMIQYIGCPSTPKPTFFEISSSSFKNIMALVNSSGFRHHLSSILTCVWKKNEESSDKE
- the LOC115996701 gene encoding delta(8)-fatty-acid desaturase-like, encoding MGDDNKKKYISSEELRKHSTREDLWISIQGKVYDVTEWIKQHPGGDIPILNLAGQDCTDAFIAFHPGSAWKHLDRFFTGYYLNDYEVSEVSRDYRSLCSEFSKAGLFEKKGHGVIYSFTFITLLILACLYGVLRFESFLVHMVSGGLLGLAWMQISYLGHDAGHYNIMATRGFNKFAQILTGNCLTGISIAWWKWTHNAHHVACNSLDYDPDLQHLPVFAVSSRLFQSLNSYFYGRKLTFDPLARFFVSYQHFTFYPVMCVARVNLYLQTLLLLFSKRKVPDRALNILGILVFWTWFPLLVSCLPNWTERVVFVLTSFCVCSIQHVQFCLNHFAANVYVGRPEGNDWFEKQTSGTIDISCTKWMDWFFGGLQFQLEHHLFPRLPRCQLRKISPVVQSLCKKHKLPYRSLSFFQANATTIKTLRAAALEARDLSCTAPKNLLWEAVNTHG